Proteins encoded in a region of the Phaenicophaeus curvirostris isolate KB17595 chromosome 1, BPBGC_Pcur_1.0, whole genome shotgun sequence genome:
- the NUP50 gene encoding nuclear pore complex protein Nup50 isoform X2 → MAKRIAEKELTDRNWDQEDEVEEVGTFSVASEEVLKNRAIKKAKRRNVGSESESSGAFKGFKGFILPSGKGVGFSGFDNGAGIKPLEGLSNGSSSVSSTPSFSSLKTTSETPSPFGSTMSNGPATTFTEKKVASPKANGGSQPSSSGYAQSKVCSSSAYHKQLAALNCSVRDWIVKHVNTNPLCDLTPIFIDYEKYLANIEQQHGSSSDSGSENESNKTPVSQSTVSTFVNSKIQQGSTFLFNNKTEDASDKKPEAASEKKDPSLGATSAASFNFCKSVDSSVLGSLGSGTLSSFSFSPGNSGLFGKDANQAKSVPAVSTNVLEAQTESGNNEDKGGEEEEDEPPKVIVNEIKEDDAFYSKKCKLFYKKDNEFKEKGVGTLHLKPAGNGKTQLLVRADTNLVL, encoded by the exons atggcaaagagaattGCAGAAAAGGAACTGACCGACAGAAACTGGGATCAGGAGGATGAAGTTGAGGAG GTGGGAACATTCTCAGTAGCTAGCGAAGAAGTCCTGAAGAACAGGgctattaaaaaagcaaagcgCCGAAATGTCGGATCAGAG tCTGAAAGTTCTGGAGCCTTTAAAGGGTTTAAAGGTTTTATATTGCCGTCTGGAAAAGGAGTTGGCTTTAGTGGATTTGATAATGGCGCAGGAAtaaagcctttagaagggttgtCTAATGGAAGCAGTAGTGTCTCTAGCACTCCTTCTTTCAGCAGTTTAAAGACCACCTCCGAAACACCATCACCATTTG GATCCACAATGTCAAACGGTCCTGCTACCACGTTTACTGAGAAAAAGGTTGCAAGCCCAAAAGCTAATGGTGGCAGTCAACCGTCCTCATCTGGCTATGCTCAGAGTAAAGTTTGTAGCTCTAGTGCTTACCACAAACAGTTAGCAGCTTTAAACTGTTCTGTGCGTGACTGGATAGTTAAGCATGTAAACACAAACCCACTGTGTGACCTGACACCCATCTTTATAGACTATGAGAAATACTTAGCAAATATTGAACAGCAACACGGAAGCAGTAGTGACAGTGGCTCTGAAAATGAAAGTAACAAAACACCTGTCTCTCAGTCTACTGTTTCTACATTTGTGAATTCAAAGATACAGCAAGGATCAACATTTTTGTTTAACAACAAAACTGAGGACGCCTCGGACAAAAAGCCTGAAgctgcatcagaaaaaaaagacccatCATTAGGAGCTACATCAGCCGCCTCATTTAATTTTTGCAAAAGTGTTGACAGTTCCGTTTTGGGTTCCCTTGGTTCAGGAACGCTTAGtagtttctcattttctcctgggaattctggtttgtttggaaaagatgcAAACCAGGCTAAGTCTGTCCCTGCAGTATCCACCAATGTATTGGAAGCTCAGACCGAAAGTGGCAATAATGAAGATAAAG gaggagaagaggaggaagacgaGCCACCAAAAGTCATcgttaatgaaataaaagaggaTGATGCTTTCTACTCAAAGAA ATGCAAACTGTTCTACAAAAAGGATAATGAATTTAAAGAGAAAGGTGTAGGAACGTTACATTTAAAACCAgcaggaaatggaaaaacacaGCTCCTAGTCCGAGCGGATACCAATTTAG TGCTATAA
- the NUP50 gene encoding nuclear pore complex protein Nup50 isoform X1, whose translation MAKRIAEKELTDRNWDQEDEVEEVGTFSVASEEVLKNRAIKKAKRRNVGSESESSGAFKGFKGFILPSGKGVGFSGFDNGAGIKPLEGLSNGSSSVSSTPSFSSLKTTSETPSPFGSTMSNGPATTFTEKKVASPKANGGSQPSSSGYAQSKVCSSSAYHKQLAALNCSVRDWIVKHVNTNPLCDLTPIFIDYEKYLANIEQQHGSSSDSGSENESNKTPVSQSTVSTFVNSKIQQGSTFLFNNKTEDASDKKPEAASEKKDPSLGATSAASFNFCKSVDSSVLGSLGSGTLSSFSFSPGNSGLFGKDANQAKSVPAVSTNVLEAQTESGNNEDKGGEEEEDEPPKVIVNEIKEDDAFYSKKCKLFYKKDNEFKEKGVGTLHLKPAGNGKTQLLVRADTNLGNILLNVLIPPKMPCTRTGKNNVLIVCVPNPPIDEKNPSVPVTMLIRVKTSEDADELHKILLEKKEA comes from the exons atggcaaagagaattGCAGAAAAGGAACTGACCGACAGAAACTGGGATCAGGAGGATGAAGTTGAGGAG GTGGGAACATTCTCAGTAGCTAGCGAAGAAGTCCTGAAGAACAGGgctattaaaaaagcaaagcgCCGAAATGTCGGATCAGAG tCTGAAAGTTCTGGAGCCTTTAAAGGGTTTAAAGGTTTTATATTGCCGTCTGGAAAAGGAGTTGGCTTTAGTGGATTTGATAATGGCGCAGGAAtaaagcctttagaagggttgtCTAATGGAAGCAGTAGTGTCTCTAGCACTCCTTCTTTCAGCAGTTTAAAGACCACCTCCGAAACACCATCACCATTTG GATCCACAATGTCAAACGGTCCTGCTACCACGTTTACTGAGAAAAAGGTTGCAAGCCCAAAAGCTAATGGTGGCAGTCAACCGTCCTCATCTGGCTATGCTCAGAGTAAAGTTTGTAGCTCTAGTGCTTACCACAAACAGTTAGCAGCTTTAAACTGTTCTGTGCGTGACTGGATAGTTAAGCATGTAAACACAAACCCACTGTGTGACCTGACACCCATCTTTATAGACTATGAGAAATACTTAGCAAATATTGAACAGCAACACGGAAGCAGTAGTGACAGTGGCTCTGAAAATGAAAGTAACAAAACACCTGTCTCTCAGTCTACTGTTTCTACATTTGTGAATTCAAAGATACAGCAAGGATCAACATTTTTGTTTAACAACAAAACTGAGGACGCCTCGGACAAAAAGCCTGAAgctgcatcagaaaaaaaagacccatCATTAGGAGCTACATCAGCCGCCTCATTTAATTTTTGCAAAAGTGTTGACAGTTCCGTTTTGGGTTCCCTTGGTTCAGGAACGCTTAGtagtttctcattttctcctgggaattctggtttgtttggaaaagatgcAAACCAGGCTAAGTCTGTCCCTGCAGTATCCACCAATGTATTGGAAGCTCAGACCGAAAGTGGCAATAATGAAGATAAAG gaggagaagaggaggaagacgaGCCACCAAAAGTCATcgttaatgaaataaaagaggaTGATGCTTTCTACTCAAAGAA ATGCAAACTGTTCTACAAAAAGGATAATGAATTTAAAGAGAAAGGTGTAGGAACGTTACATTTAAAACCAgcaggaaatggaaaaacacaGCTCCTAGTCCGAGCGGATACCAATTTAG GAAACATACTGTTGAATGTCCTGATTCCTCCCAAGATGCCATGTACAAGAACCGGAAAAAACAATGTTCTTATAGTTTGTGTTCCTAATCCACCGATAGATGAGAAGAATCCATCTGTTCCTGTCACTATGTTAATAAGGGTGAAAACAAGTGAGGATGCAGATGAGTTGCACAAAATCTTACTGGAGAAAAAGGAGGCTTAA